The following nucleotide sequence is from Oncorhynchus kisutch isolate 150728-3 linkage group LG29, Okis_V2, whole genome shotgun sequence.
AGACTAGTCTATCAGTGTATTGATTGCTACTCTCAAACCCAGAAGGTTCTTGAAGAGGATGTGTCTCTTTTGCTTTCTTTGCAGAGTGTCTGTATACATTCACACCTGTCTGTGGGCTTATTCTGTCCTCAAGAACTCAAGTGAAACAATCTCCTTGTTGTCTGCCTAGTAGCTACTGTCTCATTTCAGACCCAGGGCTTTCCGGGACAGTTTTTGAGGAGCTTGTCATGTTGAGTACACAAGTGTTTTTGATGGATCTTTAAAATGATTCGTACTGAAATCTGACTCTGTTTTTCCTCCAGCAGGTGATGTGCCTGAGCATCCATGAACACGCGTCGTCGCCACGGTCCTAGGAACAGCCAGGAAGGGGTGTACCTAGGGCCTGCCCAGACCCAGTCACCGCTGATCCAGTTGCAGGACCCACAACTCGCAGCCCCCAGTCCACCGCCACCTGCCCCACTGGTGGACATAAGCAACATGTCGGGCAGGGACCGCACCAATGAGTTCCAGTCAGTCTGCAGGTCACTACAGGGGAGACAGGTGAGCAACATGGAGAGACCCTATGTCTTTTAATAATAATATGTATGTTCTCAATTAGTATTAACTAGCTTTACCAAAATAGATGTGACAGATTAGCACCatagagagatgtttatttattactgttatgtacagtaccactcaaaagtttggacataactactctttccagggtttttctttatttttacaattttctgcattgtagaataatagtgaagacatcaacactatgaaataacacacatggaattttgtagtaaccaaaaaagtgttaaacaaatcaaaatatatttgagatttgtcaaagtagccagcctttgccttgatgacagcattgtacactcttggcattctctcaaccagcttcatgaggtatagtcacctggaatgcatttcaattaacaggtgtgccttgttaaaagttaatttgtggaatttctttccttcttaatgtgtttgagccaatcagttgtgttgtgacaaggtagggggatatacagaagatagccctatttggtaaaataccaagtccatattatgacaagaacaggtcaaataagcaaagagaaatgacagtccatcattactttaagacatgaaggtcagttaatctggaaaatgtcaagtattttgaaagtttcttaaagtgcagtcgcaaaaactatcaagcgctatgatgaaacttgctctcatgaggaccgccacaggaaaggaagacccagagttacctctgctgcagagaattagttcattagagttaccagcctcagaaattgcagcccaaatatatgcttcacagagttcaagtaacagacacatctcaacatcaactgttcagaggagactgtgaatcaggccttcatggtcgaattgctgcaaagaaaccactagtaaaggacaccaataataagaagagtcttgcttgggccaagaaacttgagcaatggacgttagaccggtggaaatctgtcctttgttcggatgagtccaaatttgtttttttttttagttccaaccgcctcgtctttgtgagacgcagattaGGTGAACGGAtgctctccgcatgtgtggttcctaccgtgaagcatggaggaggcggtgtgatggtgtgggtgtgctttgctggtgacactgtctgtgatctatttagaattcaaggcacacttaaccagcatggctactgcCGCATTCTGCAGCgaaatatgccatcccatctggtttgtgcttagtgggactatcatttgtttttcaacaggacaatgatccaacacacctccaggctgtgtcagggctattttaccaagaaggagagtgatggagtgttgcatcagatgacctggcctccaaaatcatCCATCCTcaaacaaattgagatggtttgtgatgagtttTACTtcacagcagagtgaaggaatagcagccaacaagtgttcagcatatgtgggaactccttcaagactgttggaaaagtattccaggtgaagctggttgagagaatgccaagagtgtgcaaagctatcatccaggctaagggtggctactttgaagaatttaaaagatttgtttaacacttttttgtgaacaacatgattccatatgtgttatctcatagttttgatgtcttcattattattctacaatgtataaaatagtacaaataaagaaatacccttgatagataggtgtgtccaaacttttgactggtactgtatgttttgaaCGAGCACCAACTGTCGAATCATAACATTCAGGCACACCAAAAAAGTTGTGCTTGACATTTTCACAATGTTGGTTGATTGTTCCTTATTGTTTCTGTTTTCTTCAGAATGCGGTCCAGTCCAGCAAGCCAGCCCTCAGTGCCGTCAGACAGCGCAGTGACTTTACACTCATGGCAAAGTTAGGAGCATTACACTgtgttattaacatgttattGAATGAGAATAGTAGATGATTTTGAGAACAGATACATTTTATTTATAGCCTTCTATAAGTATCCCTATACTCAACTGTTTGTTATGTTTCTTTCTATTTAACAGGAGGATTGGGAAGGACTTGAGTAACACTTTCGCCAAACTGGAAAAACTCACAATACGTAAGGAAGTAACTTTTTTAGTTTTTGCGTCTCAATGTGGTTGTGCATCTGGAACTCACTGACTCTTATCTTGTCTAGTTGCCAAAAGGAAATCTCTTTTTGATGACAAAGCTGTGGAGATTGAGGAGTTAACCTACATTGTTAAACAGGTGAGGAGATATGTATAGTAGATTTAGCTGCTATACTTTGTTGTTACTCTACAGAGTTTATATGTACAGGATGCTGTTCAGGAACACTTTATTAGATGCCCGTTGGGATGTGAAAGTAAAAGCAAGCTGtctgttttttcttttctttgtCCAGGACATAAACAGTCTGAATAAACAGATAGCACAGCTGCAGGGTCTTGTGCGCTCCAGACAGAGTCAGAATGGCAAACACCTACAGACACATTCCAACACCATCGTTGTCTCCCTCCAGGTAACTTCCATGCTCTGACATTCTGATATGTCCATTGGTTTTATCCAATGAAGAATAGTGCATGTCACTTTTCCATGTAGCGTTCATTTTATAACAACCCTTTTCTGTTCTAGTCCAAACTGGCATCAATGTCAAACGACTTCAAGTCGGTGCTGGAGGTCAGGACAGAGGTAAGACGGACACACATCTTTCACAGTAAATATTTTGACCAGACTAGTTTTGATTGGATGTTCCATGTATATTTGTTGATTTATAAACCGTTTTATACAGATTTTCTTCTCAACTCCCCCACACTCTTTTCCCTCTGCAGAACCTCAAAGAGCAGAAGAGTAGAAGAGATCAATTTTCTCAAGCCCCAGCATCCTCCTCCCATCTACATGCCAGCAACTTCGGTGAGATAAACTATTATCAGCTCCACAGTACAAAACAAGCACTAAACAGTACaacctgacctctctctctctctccccccttctctctctctctctctctctctctctctctctcctcccttttctctctcctctctctctctctctctctctctctctctctctctctctctctctctctctctctctctctctctctctctctctctctctcctcccttctctctctctcctcccttctctctctctcctcccttctctctctctcctcccttctctctctctcctctcttctctctctctctcttcccttctctctctctctcttcccttctctctctctctcttcccttctctctctctctcttcccttctctctctctctcttcccttctctctctctctctctctctccttctctctctctctctctctctctctctctcactctctcttgcaGGTAACTCATTGTTAATGCAGGACGACTCTAAAAGGACAGCTGAAGTCTCTATAGACATGGACTTCCGTGCCAGCCAACAGCTGCAGCTTGTCAATGAACAGGTATTACCTCCAATCCTCTTGATGATGAGAAGCATTATAATGAttgtgacagtaacagtgacattTAAAACACACTTTGACGCAGTGTCCTCTTTCAATACAAATGCTTTTATTGActgagacttgtttctggagtcATGTGTCAATCAATAATACTGTTTGTTGCTTAATAATTTGCATTCATTCTAAGTGGTGTCACTCTTATGGTGTGTTTGTATAGGACTCGTACATCCAGAGCCGTTCAGACACCATGCAGAACATAGAGACCACCATCGTAGAGCTGGGCTCCATCTTCCAGCAGCTGGCCCACATGGTgaaggagcaggaggagacagtgcagaggtgagggagagatgaagagagagccagagatgaTCAAGCCACTAGTTAAGATGCTTTTCCCCTGATATAACATTGTTGTTCTGATGTTTTGTTGAGCTTGCATATCCAGCAATGATCAGACAGGGCATGCAGTGGTAAGCCGGTTAATGAAACCTCTGACACTCATTGACCTCCCATTTCCCATCCTCTTTCCTGCAGAATTGATGCCAATGTGGAGGACACCCAGCTCAACGTGGACATGGCACACTCCGAGATCCTCAAGTACTTTCAGTCTGTCTCATCCAATCGCTGGCTCATGGTCAAAATCTTCCTCGTCCTCATAGTCTTCTTCATCGTCTTTGTGGTCTTCTTTGCTTGAGGAGCAGGGGGGTACTTGGctaaggatgagagagggagggattgtgCTGGAGGAGAGCAGTTTCTCCTTTATGGTTCATACTTTCTCTCCTTGTGGTTTAAAGAAAATACCACTACTAACACACAATTCTGCATATGCTAAGATGTGGTTATGTTGATAATGAATAGCTGTATGGTAGAAAGAAGTTGAAAAATATGATTATTCTTATTACCATCCATTAAATGGAGTAAACAGATGAAATCTATGATGCACGATAGAAGACTATTGCAGTTGGATTGAAACTCTCTTCTGTTGTCTTCATGCATTCTTTCTGTAATTTGTAGAAAACATTCCTACTTCTTGAAGGACAGGGTCAATCCAAAGAGAAATTGAGTCGGAATAGGAAACTGGTAGATTCATTTGGCCTTAAAAGACCTGTATGCTGAATCTCTGAGGGACGTTACTCCTCACAATGCACCTCACTGCCAGCAGTAATACCTCCGTTAGGATGTTAGGGCTGATTGACAAGGCCATGTGAATGACCTCTGACCTTCAATCTCTTCTTTGATGGTTAGGAAAGCTGATAGGAAATGTTTGGCCACTCTTAACCTAAACTGTACATGCATTGTGTTCCACAATGACATCATGCACATGAAAGGACATCCATCATGACAGTCAACTTGCCGTGGTTGACCTGAGATAGATGAATGTACTGTGTAAGTGAAGCATTGCCAGTACTTCTGGTGCTTTTATTTTCTCTAGTCAGATACTGAACTGTATGTGCACAACTGCTTTGCCTTTTACAGCTACCATAGAATATCTTTGAATTAAAGATACATTATTTTCAATAAACTGGTTATTTAAATGATGTTCAATCAGAGTCTGCACATAACACCAAATGAGTGGTGTTTTACAGACAGATGTTCTACATTTTtcaccccctgcctccccctaatacccccccacacacacatacacacacacacacacatacacataaacatacacacttcATAAATGTTCACACATTTTTTGGGGGACTAAATCTCTGTTTTATCTATGTCTCTGAGGTATCTGTGAAGGTAAATTCATTGTAATTCAAATTTGTTATGTCTCTCCTTTTTGTTCAAGAGAATGACTTGGAGACACCAAAAAATATTCAAATATACAAACTCATCTGCTAAGCTAATATTCTGGAACCCAGAAATATTGGaatggacattttttttaaactgtttcaCACATttgctcttctctgtctctggatATCTTGGAGGAAGTATTGTAGGTCACTGCAAATTTTATTGATACCTCTAATATCTGTATTTTATCATAAGCTTTTGTTGTAGAAACTGCAAATGTGTAAgcaaaaattaaaaataatttaaaaaggtTTGTTTTTCATTGTCAACAGGAATGTGTTTGTTTTAGTGTAGTCACCACCATAACACTGACATATAGGTTTATTGTTATCAAGTTTAGGGTTCATTCTAAATTAGTCAAACAGTTTGTTTGCATTCTTTGGAAGCTGAACAGTTTATTTACATAGCCTTGTTTTTCAGAATAATGAAATCATCCATTAAGAAACAacatatacagtgtcttcaggaagtattcaaaccccttgacttattccacattttgatatgttACAACCTAAATACAACAGTTTTTTCCCCtcagccatctacacacacactacctcataatgacaaagtgaaaacatgttttcagacaTTTTACCAAATGTTGTTgagaatgaaatacagaaatatctaatttatataagtattcacacccctgagtcaaaactttgtagaagcacctttggcggcgattacagctttgagtcgtcttgggcatGTCTGTGTcggctttgcacatctggattttgGGATTTTCCTtacagattttctcaagctctctTAAGTTAGTTGGGGAGCGGCGTTGAACAGCAATGTTCAaatctttccacagattttcaatggaatTGAAGtctggtctctggctgggccactcaaggacttcaCATTCTTATTCTGTTGCCATTCCAGCGTTGcattggctgtatgcttggggtcattatcctgttggaatgtaaatcttcgccccagtctaagtTCGTTTGTACTCTGAaccaggttctcatcaaggatttacCTCTTATATGGCTCCATTCCtcgttccctctatccttaccagtctcacagtccctgctgctgaaaagcatcgccatagcatgatgctgccacaaagCTTCACGGTGTTATATGAGTGATGAGCTGTGCATGGTTTCCTGcagacatagcgctttgcattcTGCATTAATTACTGTTTATAACTGCATTACAGACAAAGGTCCTGGAGCTCCATTAGTTTCCCAGGGGTAACAGTGTATGTCTCCCTCGGGTGTGGTCCTAGTCAGCTGTAGTAAATGTCTGCATATTTTTGTCAAACTCTCTTGTTGGAGGCGGTCAGTGTGTTTCAGCAGGGCTCCAAACTCCAGCACCAGGGTCTGTGCGACCAGCTCCTCTGGGGAGTGCTGGGCTGGGACTGTGGTGGGCTCTGTGGAGGAGAACACAGATGTCCAGCAGAACATCCGAGGAGAAAGGGAAAGGTTGCAAACTAGAGGAGAGTGTTAAGTGAACACAGTGTGCTGATAGTTCAGAGTAGATAGGGTATGTTTGCCAGGAGAACAAAACAGGCAAAAGTTCCAACCAGTTTTACCCaaattacatgtattttacaAACAAGGCCACAGATCAAAATATGGTTCTAtcttgaaatacattcataaaCAAATATGTAGAATCATAATTATGTTGATGGAACAAGTCATTATATTTTGTTGATCCAATTAAAGTGAGTGTTCTTACCATAAAAATGTCCAATTAATATAAATAATCAGGAGTAACTAAGAATAAGTGACTGATCCAATGGGAGACAATGTATGACAGTATACTTTATCCTGTGATAGCCTCTATTAAGTGAGTACAGAAGCGTGTGTCTAAATTCTAATCCGCTGTTAATAGAACTCTGTGTGAGCCCCTTATTGATGTGATCAGCATTTCCCCTGTCACTGGCAGCTTAACGTGCCTTGATTCAGTTTGGAAATAACTGCCACCGTCTGAGCAGAAGCACAGTCGCCATCTCCAGTTTATTTATTAGGGGGATTTTAGAATagaaataaataacattttagTAGCCAAACCTCCACATGTGCATGGTTAAGGCCAAATCATGACTACATTAAAAACAACAGAACACACAAAGTCTCGGAAGCGAACCAGAGGTCTCATTTGTCTGTGCAGGAGTGATGGGGCAGAGTGTCCACTCGTGGGCACAGGGGGCTCAGTCTGTGGTAGGGGGCTGTCCCTCTGAGGCACGAGATGAAGGCAGAGAAATGGAGGGAAACGATGTGGGCACGGGGGATACAGTCTGTGGCTCTAGGGAACAATGCAGTGGCACAGGAGAGACTGTGTGAGTGGGCCACCTCGAGCCCTGTCTGCGGGGCCTGGacgtgtgtgtggagggaggggttgtGGGGCTTCCTGGGGTTAGAGGCCCGTCTGTATGGGGCTAACCTGTCCAGGTGCAGTGCCAATTTTCTCCCCCCGGGAGACAGCTGGACCCAGTACACCACCTCTCCCATCCTCGCCAGGAACCTGCAGGGCCCCACCAGTGACTGTCCAGCTTGGGGCATTGTCCTTTCTTTCTCAGGGGGCTGAAGACCCAGATCAGCTCCCCAGCCTCAAAGTGCCTTCCCCGGGTGTGCACATCATGGGTCATTTTCTGCCTCACACGTGCGTTCAacagctgttctctctgctgaTGATGTGGGCTGTCTCCTGGTGTACCCCGGCCCCGGGGGGACGGCAGGGCTGTCACGGGGCCGACCAAGTAGCATGAGTAGGGCATGAGTAGGACAGGTTTGCGAAGGTGGAATCCTGGACAACGGAGAAGCACGCCATGAGAACCATGGGCAGATGTTTTTCCTAGTCACGCTGTGTTTGG
It contains:
- the LOC109874084 gene encoding syntaxin-5 codes for the protein MNTRRRHGPRNSQEGVYLGPAQTQSPLIQLQDPQLAAPSPPPPAPLVDISNMSGRDRTNEFQSVCRSLQGRQNAVQSSKPALSAVRQRSDFTLMAKRIGKDLSNTFAKLEKLTILAKRKSLFDDKAVEIEELTYIVKQDINSLNKQIAQLQGLVRSRQSQNGKHLQTHSNTIVVSLQSKLASMSNDFKSVLEVRTENLKEQKSRRDQFSQAPASSSHLHASNFGNSLLMQDDSKRTAEVSIDMDFRASQQLQLVNEQDSYIQSRSDTMQNIETTIVELGSIFQQLAHMVKEQEETVQRIDANVEDTQLNVDMAHSEILKYFQSVSSNRWLMVKIFLVLIVFFIVFVVFFA